One genomic window of Solanum dulcamara chromosome 10, daSolDulc1.2, whole genome shotgun sequence includes the following:
- the LOC129870741 gene encoding protein WVD2-like 7: MDESNGSGPTLEVSVSFGKYENDALSWEKWSSFSPNKYLEEAEKCKTYGSVAQKKAYFEAHYKKIAAQKMEQEKKEQLEQVESLDKPHFQDRSESTQVFDTERSATEGEEEMTTPDVNNSDSVDVEVNSLLVLKAEEGEILETSDHGEVVPSVEQQTISERGSQHNVKEIPQVDNEAKRSSAKKSKTPKPNLKNTARKIHPTTEDRISAGTKKKPASPVTKTSIISTPTSKPIPTSKIISSSQTSVKKVNGVSYQRSSNAPVAQSNKVLSRSLISPSQSSIKKLNGSTLQRGKNFPTLENKRIAPKSLHMSLSLGPQNSTASASTMRKSFIMERMGDKDIVKRAFKAFQNSFNQGKNEVDKRYGGSKKVLPKGSEQKISASPTPKKEVERLRKTSDTVVTQKCQSGTRSNSLSSRVPKDAGIERKKVNTVRPAGTSIDRSIDKLKEDIIKGKIHRAGSNR, encoded by the exons ATGGATGAGTCAAATGGCTCAGGTCCTACACTGGAAGTATCAGTTTCATTTGGAAAGTATGAAAATGATGCACTTTCTTGGGAGAAATGGTCATCTTTCTCTCCAAATAAGTATCTGGAAGAAGCTGAGAAGTGTAAAACATATGGATCAGTAGCTCAGAAGAAGGCCTATTTTGAAGCACACTACAAGAAAATTGCTGCTCAGAAAATGgaacaagaaaaaaaggaacaatTGGAGCAAGTTGAATCTTTAGACAAACCCCATTTCCAAGATCGTAGTGAGAGCACACAGGTTTTCGATACTGAGAGATCTGCTACAGAAGGTGAAGAGGAAATGACAACACCTGATGTGAATAATAGTGATTCTGTTGATGTGGAGGTGAATAGCTTGTTGGTTCTCAAAGCTGAGGAAGGGGAAATCTTGGAAACAAGTGATCATGGAGAAGTAGTTCCCAGTGTTGAACAACAGACGATTTCTGAAAGAGGATCTCAACATAATGTCAAAGAGATTCCACAAGTGGATAATGAGGCAAAAAGGTCCTCTGCAAAGAAAAGCAAAACCCCTAAACCAAATCTGAAGAATACAGCTCGAAAG ATACATCCAACTACAGAGGACAGAATATCAGCTGGAACAAAGAAGAAACCTGCATCACCTGTCACaaaaacttcaataatttccaCTCCAACGTCAAAACCGATACCAACTTCCAAGATCATTTCTTCATCTCAAACATCAGTGAAAAAGGTGAATGGGGTGTCATATCAAAGAAGCAGCAATGCTCCTGTTGCACAAAGCAATAAAGTACTTTCTAGATCACTCATCTCACCCTCTCAATCCTCGATAAAAAAGTTGAATGGTTCAACATTGCAAAGGGGCAAAAATTTTCCCACTCTAGAGAACAAGAGGATAGCTCCCAAATCATTGCACATGTCTCTCAGTCTAGGTCCACAAAATTCTACAGCTTCTGCTTCTACAATGAGAAAATCTTTTATCATGGAGAGAATGGGGGATAAGGACATTGTCAAACGAGCATTTAAGGCATTTCAAAATAGTTTCAACCAAGGAAAAAACGAAGTAGATAAGAGATATGGTGGATCAAAGAAG GTGTTGCCTAAGGGATCAGAGCAAAAGATTTCAGCTTCTCCAACTCCGAAAAAGGAGGTTGAAAG ATTAAGGAAGACATCAGATACGGTGGTCACTCAAAAATGCCAATCAGGGACTAGATCAAACTCTCTATCATCTCG GGTGCCTAAAGATGCTGGTATAGAGAGGAAAAAGGTGAACACTGTCAGACCTGCTGGCACAAGTATTGATAGATCAATTGATAAGTTGAAGGAG GATATCATCAAAGGTAAGATCCACCGTGCTGGATCAAATAGGTGA